Proteins co-encoded in one Streptomyces sp. SLBN-31 genomic window:
- the ybeY gene encoding rRNA maturation RNase YbeY: protein MSIDVNNESGTEVDEQAILDIARYALARMRIHPLSELSVIVVDADAMEQLHIQWMDLPGPTDVMSFPMDELRPPSKDDDEPPQGLLGDIVLCPEVAKKQGEEAPTQHSMDEELQLLTVHGVLHLLGYDHEEPDEKAEMFGLQAAIVDGWRAEKGLTGPSPAPTVS, encoded by the coding sequence ATGTCGATCGACGTCAACAACGAGTCCGGAACCGAGGTCGACGAGCAGGCGATCCTCGACATCGCCCGCTACGCACTCGCGCGGATGCGCATCCACCCGCTCTCCGAGCTCTCGGTGATCGTGGTGGACGCCGACGCCATGGAGCAGTTGCACATCCAGTGGATGGACCTGCCGGGGCCGACGGACGTCATGTCCTTCCCGATGGACGAACTGCGTCCGCCGTCGAAGGACGACGACGAGCCCCCGCAGGGCCTCCTCGGCGACATCGTGCTGTGCCCCGAGGTCGCCAAGAAGCAGGGCGAGGAAGCGCCGACGCAGCACTCCATGGACGAGGAGCTCCAGTTGCTCACCGTCCACGGCGTGCTGCACCTGCTCGGCTACGACCACGAGGAACCGGACGAGAAGGCCGAGATGTTCGGCCTGCAGGCGGCCATCGTGGACGGCTGGCGCGCGGAGAAGGGCCTGACCGGCCCGTCCCCGGCCCCGACCGTCTCATGA